The following proteins are co-located in the Streptomyces sp. NBC_01198 genome:
- a CDS encoding PRC and DUF2382 domain-containing protein, with product MITREQIPQVVGHPVHDAEGKKVGDAKHMYLDDKSGNPEWVTVKTGFFGSNETFVPTRSARLVQDHLEVPYPKEKIKGAPNVDVDSGGHLSVEEEQHLYRYYGIERTGEKDMDAGTAPAAAGTAGAAAGAGTAAAMKPGGDMDTDTTRDADTGTPDMDKTTTAGAGSGAAYAAGRSGSAERLGAGDVEAEADAMTRSEEEMHVKVERHAAGKARLHKYVEVEEVEQTVPVRHEEVKLEREPLSATDREALRSGADISEAERFVTLHEESPVVETEVVAKERVRMRVEEHVEQKKVHGRVRKERIEADMDEPSDALPGTDDPSRGGRPER from the coding sequence ATGATCACGCGCGAACAGATACCCCAGGTGGTGGGCCATCCGGTCCATGACGCCGAAGGCAAGAAGGTCGGCGATGCCAAACACATGTACCTGGACGACAAGTCCGGAAACCCCGAGTGGGTGACGGTCAAGACCGGGTTCTTCGGCAGCAACGAGACCTTCGTGCCGACCCGTTCCGCGCGGCTGGTCCAGGACCATCTGGAGGTGCCGTACCCGAAGGAGAAGATCAAGGGCGCTCCCAACGTGGACGTCGACTCCGGCGGCCACCTGTCGGTCGAGGAGGAACAGCACCTCTACCGCTACTACGGCATCGAGCGGACCGGCGAGAAGGACATGGACGCCGGGACGGCCCCGGCGGCGGCAGGCACCGCAGGGGCTGCTGCGGGCGCGGGCACCGCGGCGGCCATGAAGCCCGGCGGTGACATGGACACCGACACCACCCGGGACGCGGACACCGGCACCCCCGACATGGACAAGACCACCACCGCCGGCGCCGGATCGGGCGCGGCCTACGCGGCCGGCCGCAGCGGCTCCGCGGAGCGGCTGGGCGCGGGCGACGTCGAAGCCGAGGCCGACGCCATGACGCGCTCCGAGGAGGAGATGCACGTCAAGGTCGAACGGCACGCCGCGGGGAAGGCCCGGCTGCACAAGTACGTCGAGGTCGAGGAGGTCGAGCAGACCGTGCCGGTCAGGCACGAGGAGGTCAAGCTCGAACGCGAACCCCTCAGCGCCACCGACCGCGAGGCGCTGCGCTCGGGAGCCGACATCAGCGAGGCGGAACGCTTCGTGACGCTGCACGAGGAGAGCCCCGTGGTGGAGACCGAGGTCGTCGCCAAGGAGCGGGTACGGATGCGCGTCGAGGAGCACGTCGAGCAGAAGAAGGTGCACGGGCGGGTCCGCAAGGAGCGGATCGAGGCCGACATGGACGAGCCGAGCGATGCCCTGCCGGGTACCGACGACCCGAGCCGGGGCGGCCGCCCGGAACGCTGA